The following are encoded together in the Terriglobales bacterium genome:
- a CDS encoding DUF1003 domain-containing protein, translated as MTCDRELLRNVPLFGLLDDDEAAVLAAQVELKQFAPRERIYKIGDAGGRGYILVSGRVRVSTVDQDNQEVVIDEPAAGEFFGFASMLDGTEHKSGAIALEPSMCIEVDRNDIAVLLTRKPHAGMDMLSVLGRQFHTSQELIRLRAARNPNELIEEKTTTGEHVADAVARFGGSWKFIIICLLVLVGYTATNVTLGRSAWDPYPFILLNLFLSMLAAIQAPIIMMSQNRQDAKDRVRSELDYDVNRRSEIQIQGLARKLNLIADKIDDVEDLVRGKVNA; from the coding sequence ATGACATGCGATCGTGAACTCCTGCGAAACGTCCCACTCTTCGGCCTTCTCGACGACGACGAAGCCGCCGTGCTCGCCGCGCAAGTCGAACTCAAACAATTTGCCCCACGCGAGCGCATCTACAAAATCGGCGATGCCGGCGGACGCGGATACATCCTCGTCTCCGGCCGCGTCCGCGTTTCGACCGTCGATCAGGACAACCAGGAGGTTGTCATCGACGAGCCCGCAGCCGGCGAGTTCTTCGGCTTCGCCTCGATGCTCGACGGCACCGAGCACAAGAGCGGCGCGATCGCGCTCGAGCCTTCAATGTGCATCGAAGTCGACCGCAACGATATCGCCGTGCTGCTCACGCGCAAGCCGCACGCCGGCATGGACATGCTCAGCGTCCTCGGTCGCCAGTTTCACACCTCGCAGGAACTCATTCGCCTGCGCGCCGCGCGCAATCCGAACGAATTGATCGAAGAGAAGACCACCACCGGCGAGCACGTTGCCGACGCCGTCGCCCGCTTTGGCGGCTCCTGGAAGTTCATCATTATCTGTCTTCTTGTGCTCGTCGGTTACACTGCAACCAACGTCACGCTCGGACGCTCCGCATGGGATCCATATCCATTCATTCTGCTGAATCTTTTCCTCTCGATGCTCGCAGCCATCCAGGCGCCGATCATCATGATGAGCCAGAACCGCCAGGACGCTAAAGACCGCGTCCGCAGCGAATTGGACTACGACGTGAACCGCCGCTCCGAAATCCAGATTCAAGGCCTGGCAAGAAAACTGAACCTAATCGCCGACAAGATCGACGATGTCGAGGATTTAGTGCGCGGCAAAGTAAACGCGTAA